The proteins below come from a single Procambarus clarkii isolate CNS0578487 chromosome 44, FALCON_Pclarkii_2.0, whole genome shotgun sequence genomic window:
- the LOC123774142 gene encoding tripartite motif-containing protein 59-like — protein MRPMFGEDRGGKEKGNSNAESVMTEDNKPEECLLCFNDYDDNQLRPRTLPCGHTFCSQCIDNAIKNGQLTCPSCHAQHAATVATQFPISYAVEALVRKLKNIQQTTEEVVPAKPYEGPARGISKKLRSLVQEQKNIINCLITSCEEVMAQLKEYEGQLGDWKTHHLQLQDRLYGLVEQDKSAVKLLELKDTSVVDMTTQGEEGKTQLQAMLGTLDTVNTAQEVFMTINEVDQCNMEVENWLQKCQELFPDVKTVDTSVKVQETIREVLEMMTTETGATADPVHLGDSVSSIMNKVQELAREIPHKQLTVSFLFSLIGHITRYRVLF, from the exons gataacaagccagaggaatgtttattgtgttttaacgattatgatgacaatcagctacggcctcgcacactgccatgcggccacacattctgctcccagtgtattgacaatgctatcaagaatggtcagctgacctgccccagctgtCATGCCCAGCATGCTGCCACAGTtgctactcagttcccaattagctatgctgtggaggctttagttaggaaactcaaaaatatccagcaaacaactgaggaagtagtgccagcaaaaccttatgaaggtcccgccagaggcatcagtaagaaattacgttccctggtgcaggagcagaagaacatcatcaactgcctcattactagctgtgaagaggtaaTGGCCCAGCTGAAGGAGTACGaggggcagctgggggactggaagactcaccacctccagctccaggacagactctatggtCTGGTAGAGCAGGACAAGTCAGCAGTGAAGCTCTTGGAATTGAAGGATACCAGTGTGGtagatatgacaacacaaggagaggaagggaagactcagctgcaggccatgttggggaccctcgacacagtcaacacagCACAGGAAGTATTCATGACCATCAATGAAGTTGACCAATGCAACATGGAGGTTGAAAATTGGCttcagaagtgccaggaactcttcccagatgtcaagactgtagacacctcagtgaag gtgcaggagaccatcagggaggtcctggagatgatgaccacggagacaggtgccacagctgaccccgtacacctgggagactcagtctCCAGTatcatgaataaagttcaggaaCTCGCTAGAGAAATCCCCCAcaagcaattaacagtaagttttttattttctctcataggtcATATCACAAGATATCGAGTACTGttttga